From the genome of Castor canadensis chromosome 4, mCasCan1.hap1v2, whole genome shotgun sequence, one region includes:
- the Ttll4 gene encoding tubulin monoglutamylase TTLL4 isoform X2, giving the protein MASAGIEHYSIGLPRGTRFKRGNPSGTVPAPSPEKPSEGKVWSQAHQQVKPVWKLEKKHVATLSAGLGPGLVGVPPQPAYFFCPSSLCSSGSTAVIAGHANPCYLHTLPDLFSSTLLYRRSNDRHKPYQQLESFCMRSSPSEKRPFSLPQKGLPVSLTANRATSSRVFPMAQPMASSSTDPYLSLAAAGENPSRKSLASATSGKIPSPPSSSYKPMLNNNSFMRPNSTKVPLSQTTEGLKPVSSSKIQSVSWHHSGGTGDCAPQPGDHKVPKSISTVLDVATPHIAPSAPSGLSTSTTSVASSQYNRSNSLALRAEPYPCGVDDNLDSQTLTKEVRFTEAVRKLTTKGFEKMPHQGYQFEQSSVVNPSFQWSLLSRSRRWKPPVGGQRFPQEDAGTNSRNLPGASDTMGLDSTVFCTKRISIHLLASHANGVNPSPACGAAIDPPPLGEDIDPIPSSPLQLPEVAEVATRVSSIHLGQPGKELEEAGELDLPTRGSGSTTDLQPDQAEAEDTEEELVDGIEDCCSPEENEEEEGNSECSSVSGISRSESVALISRNCMEILTKPLANHEKVVRPALIYSLFPNVPPTIYFSTRDERVEKLPWEQRKLLRWKMSTVTPNIVKQTIGRSHFKISKRNDDWLGCWGHHMKSPSFRSIREYQKLNHFPGSFQIGRKDRLWRNLSRMQSRFGKKEFSFFPQSFILPQDAKLLRKAWESNGRQKWIVKPPASARGIGIQVIHKWSQLPKRRPLLVQRYLHKPYLISGSKFDLRIYVYVTSYDPLRIYLFSDGLVRFASCKYSPSMKSLSNKFMHLTNYSVNKKNAEYQANADETACQGHKWALKALWNYLSQKGVNSDAIWEKIKDVVVKTIISSEPYVTNLLKMYVRRPYSCHELFGFDIMLDENLKPWVLEVNISPSLHSNSPLDISIKGQMIRDLLNLAGFVLPNAEDIVSSSSSSSTSSSSSTRT; this is encoded by the exons ATGGCCTCAGCAGGAATAGAGCACTACAGTATTGGCCTCCCCCGGGGAACCAGGTTCAAGCGAGGCAATCCCTCAGGCACAGTGCCTGCCCCATCACCTGAGAAACCCTCGGAGGGCAAAGTCTGGTCTCAGGCCCATCAGCAGGTGAAGCCAGTCTGGAAGCTGGAGAAGAAGCACGTGGCCACACTGTCAGCAGGGCTGGGCCCAGGCCTGGTGGGGGTCCCACCTCAGCCAGCCTATTTCTTTTGCCCCAGCAGTTTATGTAGCTCTGGGAGCACAGCTGTCATTGCAGGCCACGCCAACCCGTGTTACCTGCACACTCTTCCGGACTTGTTCAGCAGTACCCTGCTGTACCGTCGCTCCAACGATAGGCACAAACCATACCAGCAACTGGAGTCTTTCTGCATGCGTTCAAGCCCATCAGAAAAAAgacctttttctctccctcagaAGGGCCTCCCTGTCAGTCTTACTGCCAATAGAGCTACTTCTTCCAGGGTCTTCCCCATGGCCCAGCCCATGGCATCCTCATCCACAGATCCATACCTCTCACTGGCAGCAGCTGGCGAGAACCCTTCAAGGAAGAGCCTGGCCTCTGCCACCTCAGGGAAGATCCCATCTCCACCATCGTCCTCCTACAAGCCCATGCTGAACAACAACTCCTTCATGCGGCCAAATAGCACTAAAGTGCCTTTATCACAGACCACAGAGGGCCTCAAGCCAGTATCCTCATCCAAGATCCAGTCTGTCTCCTGGCATCATTCGGGGGGTACTGGAGACTGTGCACCCCAGCCTGGTGACCATAAGGTGCCCAAAAGCATTAGCACTGTCCTAGATGTTGCCACTCCTCATATCGCCCCATCTGCCCCTAGTGGCCTCAGCACATCCACCACCAGTGTTGCCTCTTCCCAGTACAACCGGAGTAATAGCCTGGCCTTGAGGGCAGAGCCATATCCCTGTGGCGTGGATGACAACTTGGATTCCCAGACTCTAACTAAAGAGGTTCGATTCACAGAGGCTGTGAGGAAATTGACTACAAAAGGCTTTGAGAAGATGCCACATCAGGGTTACCAATTTGAACAGTCTTCTGTTGTGAACCCCAGCTTTCAGTGGAGCCTCCTCAGCAGGAGCAGGCGGTGGAAACCTCCTGTGGGAGGCCAGCGGTTTCCTCAGGAGGATGCTGGAACCAACAGTAGGAACCTCCCTGGTGCCTCAGACACCATGGGGTTGGACAGTACAGTTTTCTGTACCAAAAGGATCAGCATTCACCTCCTTGCCTCACATGCCAATGGGGTCAACCCCAGCCCTGCCTGTGGGGCTGCAATTGACCCCCCACCACTTGGAGAAGACATAGATCCcattccctcttctccccttcagCTCCCTGAAGTAGCTGAAGTGGCCACCCGAGTCTCTTCCATCcatctgggccagcctgggaagGAGCTTGAGGAAGCTGGGGAGCTGGATTTACCTACTAGGGGTAGTGG ttcaaCTACTGACCTCCAGCCAGACCAGGCTGAGGCTGAAGATACAGAAGAAGAACTAGTAGATGGTATAGAAGACTGCTGTAGCCCTGAAGAGAATGAAGAGGAGGAGG GAAACTCTGAGTGCTCCTCAGTAAGTGGCATCTCCCGCAGTGAATCAGTAGCATTGATCTCTCG GAATTGCATGGAGATTCTGACCAAACCCCTTGCCAATCATGAGAAAGTTGTCCGACCAGCCCTCATCTACAGTCTCTTTCCCAACGTGCCCCCTACCATCTATTTTAGCACTCGGGATGAGAGAG TGGAGAAGCTTCCCTGGGAACAGAGAAAGCTGCTCCGGTGGAAGATGAGTACAGTAACCCCCAATATTGTCAAGCAGACCATCGGGCGATCCCACTTCAAAATCAGCAAGA GAAATGATGActggctgggctgctggggtcACCACATGAAGTCTCCCAGTTTCCGATCAATTCGAGAGTATCAGAAG CTAAACCACTTCCCAGGCTCCTTCCAGATCGGGAGAAAGGACCGGCTGTGGAGGAACCTGTCCCGCATGCAGAGCCGCTTTGGCAAGAAGGAATTCAGTTTCTTCCCTCAGTCCTTCATCCTGCCTCAGGACGCCAAGCTCCTACGAAAAGCCTGGGAGAGCAATGGTCGCCAAAAGTGGATTGTAAAGCCA CCTGCATCAGCGCGAGGCATTGGCATTCAGGTCATTCACAAGTGGAGTCAGCTCCCCAAGCGCAGGCCCCTGCTGGTACAGAG GTATCTACACAAACCCTACCTCATCAGCGGCAGCAAGTTTGATCTGCGGATCTATGTTTACGTCACTTCCTACGATCCTCTACGGATTTACCTCTTCTCAGATGGGCTTGTCCGCTTTGCCAGTTGCAA GTATTCCCCTTCCATGAAGAGCCTTAGCAACAAGTTCATGCACCTAACCAACTACAGTGTCAATAAAAAGAATGCTGAATATCAGGCCAATGCGGATGAAACGGCCTGTCAGGGCCACAAATG GGCACTGAAGGCTTTGTGGAACTACCTAAGCCAGAAGGGAGTCAATAGCGATGCCATCTGGGAGAAGATAAAGGATGTTGTTGTTAAAACCATCATCTC GTCAGAGCCCTACGTAACCAACCTACTCAAGATGTATGTGCGGCGGCCCTACAGCTGCCATGAGCTCTTCGGTTTTGACATCATGCTGGATGAGAACCTTAAACCCTGGGTCCTGGAAGTCAACATTTCCCCAAG CCTTCACTCCAATTCTCCACTGGACATCAGCATCAAAGGCCAGATGATCCGTGACCTTCTGAATCTGGCAGGTTTTGTTCTGCCCAATGCAGAGGATATTGTTTCCAGCTCCAGCAGCTCCAGCACCTCCAGCAGCTCCAGCACCAG GACATGA
- the Ttll4 gene encoding tubulin monoglutamylase TTLL4 isoform X1 — protein sequence MASAGIEHYSIGLPRGTRFKRGNPSGTVPAPSPEKPSEGKVWSQAHQQVKPVWKLEKKHVATLSAGLGPGLVGVPPQPAYFFCPSSLCSSGSTAVIAGHANPCYLHTLPDLFSSTLLYRRSNDRHKPYQQLESFCMRSSPSEKRPFSLPQKGLPVSLTANRATSSRVFPMAQPMASSSTDPYLSLAAAGENPSRKSLASATSGKIPSPPSSSYKPMLNNNSFMRPNSTKVPLSQTTEGLKPVSSSKIQSVSWHHSGGTGDCAPQPGDHKVPKSISTVLDVATPHIAPSAPSGLSTSTTSVASSQYNRSNSLALRAEPYPCGVDDNLDSQTLTKEVRFTEAVRKLTTKGFEKMPHQGYQFEQSSVVNPSFQWSLLSRSRRWKPPVGGQRFPQEDAGTNSRNLPGASDTMGLDSTVFCTKRISIHLLASHANGVNPSPACGAAIDPPPLGEDIDPIPSSPLQLPEVAEVATRVSSIHLGQPGKELEEAGELDLPTRGSGSTTDLQPDQAEAEDTEEELVDGIEDCCSPEENEEEEGNSECSSVSGISRSESVALISRNCMEILTKPLANHEKVVRPALIYSLFPNVPPTIYFSTRDERVEKLPWEQRKLLRWKMSTVTPNIVKQTIGRSHFKISKRNDDWLGCWGHHMKSPSFRSIREYQKLNHFPGSFQIGRKDRLWRNLSRMQSRFGKKEFSFFPQSFILPQDAKLLRKAWESNGRQKWIVKPPASARGIGIQVIHKWSQLPKRRPLLVQRYLHKPYLISGSKFDLRIYVYVTSYDPLRIYLFSDGLVRFASCKYSPSMKSLSNKFMHLTNYSVNKKNAEYQANADETACQGHKWALKALWNYLSQKGVNSDAIWEKIKDVVVKTIISSEPYVTNLLKMYVRRPYSCHELFGFDIMLDENLKPWVLEVNISPSLHSNSPLDISIKGQMIRDLLNLAGFVLPNAEDIVSSSSSSSTSSSSSTSLPSSPKDKCRMAPEHFTAQKMKKAYYLTQKIPDQDFYASVLDILTPDDVRILVEMEDEFSRRGQFERIFPSRISSRYLRFFEQPRYFNILATQWEQKYHGNKLKGVDLLRSWCYKGFHTGIIPDSAPLWTLPASLVTVPKTDGTLNAFSKPEPGRLGSSKENLQPSEDRTMCKPKKTQADLSPSPRKPTSSKDSEDTSKEPSLSAQTIPVIKYSGRTSRLSASSTSQSTSDSLLTAVSP from the exons ATGGCCTCAGCAGGAATAGAGCACTACAGTATTGGCCTCCCCCGGGGAACCAGGTTCAAGCGAGGCAATCCCTCAGGCACAGTGCCTGCCCCATCACCTGAGAAACCCTCGGAGGGCAAAGTCTGGTCTCAGGCCCATCAGCAGGTGAAGCCAGTCTGGAAGCTGGAGAAGAAGCACGTGGCCACACTGTCAGCAGGGCTGGGCCCAGGCCTGGTGGGGGTCCCACCTCAGCCAGCCTATTTCTTTTGCCCCAGCAGTTTATGTAGCTCTGGGAGCACAGCTGTCATTGCAGGCCACGCCAACCCGTGTTACCTGCACACTCTTCCGGACTTGTTCAGCAGTACCCTGCTGTACCGTCGCTCCAACGATAGGCACAAACCATACCAGCAACTGGAGTCTTTCTGCATGCGTTCAAGCCCATCAGAAAAAAgacctttttctctccctcagaAGGGCCTCCCTGTCAGTCTTACTGCCAATAGAGCTACTTCTTCCAGGGTCTTCCCCATGGCCCAGCCCATGGCATCCTCATCCACAGATCCATACCTCTCACTGGCAGCAGCTGGCGAGAACCCTTCAAGGAAGAGCCTGGCCTCTGCCACCTCAGGGAAGATCCCATCTCCACCATCGTCCTCCTACAAGCCCATGCTGAACAACAACTCCTTCATGCGGCCAAATAGCACTAAAGTGCCTTTATCACAGACCACAGAGGGCCTCAAGCCAGTATCCTCATCCAAGATCCAGTCTGTCTCCTGGCATCATTCGGGGGGTACTGGAGACTGTGCACCCCAGCCTGGTGACCATAAGGTGCCCAAAAGCATTAGCACTGTCCTAGATGTTGCCACTCCTCATATCGCCCCATCTGCCCCTAGTGGCCTCAGCACATCCACCACCAGTGTTGCCTCTTCCCAGTACAACCGGAGTAATAGCCTGGCCTTGAGGGCAGAGCCATATCCCTGTGGCGTGGATGACAACTTGGATTCCCAGACTCTAACTAAAGAGGTTCGATTCACAGAGGCTGTGAGGAAATTGACTACAAAAGGCTTTGAGAAGATGCCACATCAGGGTTACCAATTTGAACAGTCTTCTGTTGTGAACCCCAGCTTTCAGTGGAGCCTCCTCAGCAGGAGCAGGCGGTGGAAACCTCCTGTGGGAGGCCAGCGGTTTCCTCAGGAGGATGCTGGAACCAACAGTAGGAACCTCCCTGGTGCCTCAGACACCATGGGGTTGGACAGTACAGTTTTCTGTACCAAAAGGATCAGCATTCACCTCCTTGCCTCACATGCCAATGGGGTCAACCCCAGCCCTGCCTGTGGGGCTGCAATTGACCCCCCACCACTTGGAGAAGACATAGATCCcattccctcttctccccttcagCTCCCTGAAGTAGCTGAAGTGGCCACCCGAGTCTCTTCCATCcatctgggccagcctgggaagGAGCTTGAGGAAGCTGGGGAGCTGGATTTACCTACTAGGGGTAGTGG ttcaaCTACTGACCTCCAGCCAGACCAGGCTGAGGCTGAAGATACAGAAGAAGAACTAGTAGATGGTATAGAAGACTGCTGTAGCCCTGAAGAGAATGAAGAGGAGGAGG GAAACTCTGAGTGCTCCTCAGTAAGTGGCATCTCCCGCAGTGAATCAGTAGCATTGATCTCTCG GAATTGCATGGAGATTCTGACCAAACCCCTTGCCAATCATGAGAAAGTTGTCCGACCAGCCCTCATCTACAGTCTCTTTCCCAACGTGCCCCCTACCATCTATTTTAGCACTCGGGATGAGAGAG TGGAGAAGCTTCCCTGGGAACAGAGAAAGCTGCTCCGGTGGAAGATGAGTACAGTAACCCCCAATATTGTCAAGCAGACCATCGGGCGATCCCACTTCAAAATCAGCAAGA GAAATGATGActggctgggctgctggggtcACCACATGAAGTCTCCCAGTTTCCGATCAATTCGAGAGTATCAGAAG CTAAACCACTTCCCAGGCTCCTTCCAGATCGGGAGAAAGGACCGGCTGTGGAGGAACCTGTCCCGCATGCAGAGCCGCTTTGGCAAGAAGGAATTCAGTTTCTTCCCTCAGTCCTTCATCCTGCCTCAGGACGCCAAGCTCCTACGAAAAGCCTGGGAGAGCAATGGTCGCCAAAAGTGGATTGTAAAGCCA CCTGCATCAGCGCGAGGCATTGGCATTCAGGTCATTCACAAGTGGAGTCAGCTCCCCAAGCGCAGGCCCCTGCTGGTACAGAG GTATCTACACAAACCCTACCTCATCAGCGGCAGCAAGTTTGATCTGCGGATCTATGTTTACGTCACTTCCTACGATCCTCTACGGATTTACCTCTTCTCAGATGGGCTTGTCCGCTTTGCCAGTTGCAA GTATTCCCCTTCCATGAAGAGCCTTAGCAACAAGTTCATGCACCTAACCAACTACAGTGTCAATAAAAAGAATGCTGAATATCAGGCCAATGCGGATGAAACGGCCTGTCAGGGCCACAAATG GGCACTGAAGGCTTTGTGGAACTACCTAAGCCAGAAGGGAGTCAATAGCGATGCCATCTGGGAGAAGATAAAGGATGTTGTTGTTAAAACCATCATCTC GTCAGAGCCCTACGTAACCAACCTACTCAAGATGTATGTGCGGCGGCCCTACAGCTGCCATGAGCTCTTCGGTTTTGACATCATGCTGGATGAGAACCTTAAACCCTGGGTCCTGGAAGTCAACATTTCCCCAAG CCTTCACTCCAATTCTCCACTGGACATCAGCATCAAAGGCCAGATGATCCGTGACCTTCTGAATCTGGCAGGTTTTGTTCTGCCCAATGCAGAGGATATTGTTTCCAGCTCCAGCAGCTCCAGCACCTCCAGCAGCTCCAGCACCAG TCTGCCCAGTTCTCCCAAGGATAAATGTCGAATGGCTCCAGAGCATTTCACTGCACAGAAGATGAAGAAAGCTTATTATCTGACCCAGAAAATTCCTGACCAG GACTTCTATGCATCTGTGCTGGATATCCTGACACCAGATGATGTTCGgattttggttgagatggaggatGAGTTTTCTCGTCGTGGTCAATTTGAAAGAATTTTTCCTTCTCGAATCTCCTCTCGCTATCTCCGGTTTTTTGAACAGCCACGATATTTCAACATCCTTGCTACTCAGTGGGAACAGAAGTACCATGGCAACAAACTCAAAG GAGTAGATCTGCTTCGGAGTTGGTGCTACAAAGGGTTCCACACGGGCATCATCCCTGATTCTGCTCCACTG TGGACTCTGCCAGCATCACTTGTAACTGTCCCAAAGACTGACGGAACGCTCAATGCCTTTAGCAAACCGGAGCCAGGCAGGCTAGG CTCCTCCAAGGAAAACCTACAGCCCTCTGAAGATAGGACCATGTGCAAGCCCAAAAAGACTCAAGCTGACCTTTCACCTTCCCCCAGGAAACCTACCTCCTCAAAGGACAGTGAGGACACCAGCAAAGAGCCCAGCCTTTCTGCCCAGACAATACCTGTGATCAAGTACTCTGGGCGGACTTCaagactttctgcttcctccacttCCCAGTCAACCAGTGACTCCCTCCTGACTGCTGTGAGCCCGTGA